ttatttagaggtgtattaattttccaaataaaaatacacattaaaaaaatacgagTATGATGCTTTTCTTAATGACTTTCTACTACTCGACCACacaaatttctatttatttcgtAAAATAACAAAGCACTTAATAACATGCCTGACCTCCTGCAATGCAAAAGTACTCAATCCAATCAGAAAGGCACGTAAACAGCTGACTAAGAGAAGGCAAAATTTCCCAATATGACACAGAGAATTTgagtcaaaaatgtttttacaaaGAGAAAATTACCCAATGttactctctttctctcagcCATGCTATAACTATCTCATTCTCTCgctttctctttctcgctTTATCCTCAGCTTAACATGATTAAACTTTTAACAATTATAGTTTTTAAGCCTTAAGATATAACGAGCTTAAGAATTTTGCATTAACTACATCATTTGTGTTAAGGCTTGTATAAATTCCTCAAAGAATCCTTACTTAGTTGCCGTATTCAGGAAGTGAGCTAGCTTCGTGTGCTTAGTTTTTGTTGCGTGGCAGGCTCTTATCTAATGCAGCAGCCAGAATCACAATCACAGCAATAGCGATAGCGATAACCACAGTTTCATTTGCTTTCTACTTTCACATTCACATCTTCTTATGTAGCGCTCTCTGTTGTCCTTGCTCTCAGCACGCTCTGTTCGTCTCTTGGTTCCATCATCGTGTCGTTTGACTTCGTGGGCCATGCAAGAACTGCGGCGAGTCCTGTTTCGCATTTGTCGccatttcagtttcagttgaaATTCGTGCGTCGGCCGGTTGGGTTGTGTGGCAAACGCTCTGCTTTATCAACAACCACACGTGTTGCATTGTCTCacgcatacatataaatgCGCAAATtacgttacgtatacgccgtgTCTGTCATTGCCCTCGAGCACTGACTGCGACAACAATTACGCGACTTCTTGGCGTGTGAGAATTAAAGCAAGCGAAATTATGTGAATTACAAGTGAAGTGTAACACAAAGgaatattagaaaataaaacaaggaaaatcagaaaaattaacaaatacaaaagcatTAGTGCAAGAGCTTAAAGCAAAACCACAAGCCGGAGAGCATGTTAAATAGTTTACACAATTTTGGTAAGCACAAATCCCGTGATAGGTCctataaaacaaatgtatctattatatatattctgtatttatatttacatagttacatatattttctatataaattgttaCATGCCACATTGTGTGCCCTTGCGGTTCGTATGCAGATTTTTGGCAGCCAAATTCGTAATATTGAGAAATTGATGAGTTCTACTAGCATCAGCCAAACCCAGAGAAGCCCAGCGAGCGACTGGCAGCCACTTCATTAATATGCAGCAGGCGACATGCGAATGCTGTGCGTTGTCAAGTCACCCAATTTTACCCTTATACCCAACCAGCACCACATACACCGCACTCAGACAATGCCATTTAATGCcactgtgtttgtgtgtgtgcgtgtgtgtgtgtgtgaatgctgTGGTCCTTCTTCTTACCGCCAAGTCGTCTACATTTGTTGAAATGAGTATCCTATAGCTGGTGCTTGAGCTTCATCCTGCCTGCTGATGATAATGTTGATTTTTGCCTTCCGCAACAATTTGCTTTGAACTTTGAGTTTATCCTCTCACTGTTTCTCGCTCtcactatctctctctctctctctcttcctttctCACCGCAGTTTAGGCAAGCTCATGATATtgtattgcttttgttgtgtttgttggtaTCATAATCGGTTGTTACCTTTAAGCTGATACCCATGGGTCGTGGTCAAGTTTCCGGACTGTACTTGAGCTTTGACattttgtatacaattttctGACATATGAGAAGATTACTGGGACAAAAGTAAAACTTTTTCGAAAATCACACAAATTAATagcatttattcaattaataataataaaaaagtttcaacCTCAACTAAATGATGATTAAtaacacaaattaattaaatctgtAGAATTGTACTTTCAATGAAtcactttaattaaatgtaaacaatattttaatttaaatattaaataaacatttgaacaatgtaaatatattaatacaaaaaataggcataaaaaatcatcatttaattgtaacaaattataaatgtaaataaaaaacaaaatgcaataacaattaataagTAGATTGAACTGTATCCTTTTCAATCACAATTAAGTTAGTCGTTGTGCATGTGAACTGACTTCTCTGTAATTGgacttataatttaaattaacgtcagctaaataattaattatttcttgagttttgcTGCCTACCTCAGGAATTTTAATGCGAACTATAGTATTTGTGCtgggcaaagttatacattaCCTTATGTTCTGTAGCTAGCATATTTGCCATTTGGGGGAAAACATTTAAGCCTTTTAACACTGGTTTTGCAATTGGTTTCCAACTCgtgcataaattatgcacgctaaaggaaataaaatacaaaaaggaCAAAGCACCAAAGCAACAACCAAGGCGAAAGTAAAAGCATAAACAGAGGCAAATCAAACAACAGCAGAAAACatgaaaatgttgtaaaataatttcaattcattctTACGCACGCATGCCTTAAGGGCctttcttgctgttgttgttgtatttactGTTTGTCATTGTATTGGTGCTGCCCCAAAAAgaatctacatacatatacacttctatacatatgtatgcatacgCTCCTGTACGATTGTGTATGTCTGCACACTGTTTTCTGTTCAGCTTCAGTTGTTTActgccccaaaaaaaaagtgaaatgaaataagcacaaaataatcaaaatcacaacaacaaaaataaaaagaaaaaaccagaaaaataataaaaaataaaaatgaaaacacaaCATCAGGTGttcgtgtgtatgtgtttctccataattttctacattttttcgTACTTTGAACAACATGCGGTGcctttttgttgctcttgcattaaattaatttatgccgTATGCTCACTCTCATTTTTCTCATGAGTTCTTATTGAAATTGGTCTGAAATTAGAATTTATGGCATATGCAAATAAGTGCGTTGAACCCCcttgataatattttaacgTGTCAACCTGATAGCATTATGAATATTTCTGAAAGTTTCAACTTATTGCTTAAAGCTGttgattaaatttcatataatggagcttcaaaaattatttttttttatatatttttaatcaatatagATTAGTTATAGTACATTGTGTactgagtttaattttttacttacattaatttaaagttaaataataaattaaaattaatatacttaaaagttcccttttaatttaagctacTCCCTTTCTGATGAaactttgcatttttaatatttgttattctCATTATATTCTGTTAGTATGGTTGCAATATTTCTGAATAAAGTTCTGGTCTGGGGATCAGCTTAAGCCATTGACATgtaataattcttaaatattttatgacgcccattaaaatggaaaattgttgGAAGTGTGGCAGATGGCGTTACTTAAAGCACCGATGGTAGTTCGACAGGCTTCGCCACGCcctcttattattattactattgcCAGACATTCAGGCTAACAAATTTTCAGGACTTGGGGCATGCCCCTGGCGCAAACTTGCGCAGCCCGAATGAATGCCAGACTAAAGTCAAGGCGTGGGAATTGTGAGTAAATGTAAAAGCAAGTGATGGCTTGCTGCAATTCGTATTGAATGGGATGAATGCCAATGAATGAATTCGAGTACGAATGACGAacgcaaataaaatgaagcaGCTACTCTGGTAGATGAATGCAGCAGGGGAACATGGGGGTCTGAGGAGACAGTGGGTTGATTATAAATAACGTTAAGTAAGCGCACATGAATGCATTTTGATTGTCTGCCGTAGTTTACGGCACgtttcctttcctttcctaCGGAATGGAAATGAAGGACGACAAACTCTCAAGCCAGCGGGTGACTCTGAATGCTTCTGTGGGTGACTCGGGGAGTCTTTTGGACGACTCTCGTTTGGCAGCGCCAGCCACTTCCTTAAATGCTGCGCTAATGTTGAaagaaaagtatattttttttttttattatttttatttatttgcttgctACTTTGTATGAAAATACCAACTGCAACAGTAGAGTTCGCAGTCTCAGCAACGTCAACGActacgacaacgacaacgacgcgGACGACGTCGCATTTCCTTGCTGCAATTTTCCAACGAGctctccatttttttttattatttctttttttatgtgtCGGTTATGCGCCGTTCCTTTTTGAGGCCAtgcaaaataatgttttatatGTTGCAATAAATGTACGACTCGCCCCTCTCCCTTGTCCCGCTCACTTCCCCTATCGCCACACGACATCGCGCATACGCAATGTTGTACGCAGTTATCCTTGCGCCCATTTTATCTGACTCCcagtgtgcatgtgtgtgcctatgtgtgcgtctgtgtgtgtgcctgcaTGTGCTGCCTTGTTGCCAACTGACAAGCTACCAATTTTCGTTAAACGAACATTCACAAAACTCGCATGCTTCTTCAAGTAAATACTCCCTAATTGTTAAaagatatttgcatattttgataggtttaaaaaaaaaatattttatttaaggaaattacaaataaatcgaaattcaaatgtcagagattcaactaaaacaaatgttgttattatgtATGGACGAAAATTCTACTCTAGTAAAGTCCAATTGTTCAAAAGTAAGTGCTAAAATAAACTGAACTATTTACTTCGAACAGAACGGTAAATATTCCCTTcatgaaatttttaacaagtaaatatttgtatttaaacatattgttttcatataaatatcacttcttaatgcaaaaaaaaaaaaataaataaataaaataaaacatcaataaatttttaaaattattctctCCCATTTATTGAATTGTCGTTCACAGCATGCAAGTTTTGTTATCAAATGAACAATGGAATAAGTTCTTTGAAAGAAGAAATACTGAGCAtggtatgaaaatatttatgttgcttggtaacttaaatttaaaatttgttgtttaaacCCAACTATTGTTGAAAAGAAACAATAATGATATATCAGGGAAACAAgaattttataagaatttaacttgttttgtacttctttcatatattttaattgctgaAGCTTTCGATTGTGTtcaaatattcattttgttgtgctttttgcatttgttaacAAAGAAACGAACAGTatggcaatttaattaagatcAAATGCTGGTCTCGTCCTTTCATCCTTGCTTCTGTCACTGTCATAAATGTTTAACGAAGCGTCAAACGTTTTCGATTTTGCAGTCGCTTGTTGTTTGTCTGGCTTTCAATGTTGGTGCTGgtgttggtattgttgttgttaacccAATTGGCGTCCATTTAGCTCCTTTTTGtgctttcattgttgttgttgtgttaatAATTCGTGCGTTGCGTTTGTGTCACGTTTCGCCTAACGAAATATTCGACGCGAGTTATCTttgtcgatgttgttgattttggcgttgtcaattttttgcataattttctttaaggtCAAATATTAAAGAACTTTTTCGAGCaccacaaaaaatgttaagcatAAAAATGACTTCAAAATGGGCACcagaaaatgcaaataaaggAGAGCAAACAGAGCAGATAAGATATCTTTCAAACTTTGTAGAGTGGAATGTTTCCATTTTGTTCCCAAGCAGCAGACCATGAAAATCAACATACGAACTCGTGTCCTTCCCCATCTCTCTCTTCACCCACTTTTTCATCTCACCCTCTTCCACTTCTCTGCTCtttgctttttgttattttgtctATTTGTATGCTCTACAAAGTGCATACCAGCAGTTCTCATATGAAGTCtgtgcaaatgaaaaatagtttattgcacgaaaaaatgttgcaaatggCAAATCTTGAAAATAGACAGTTAGACACAATGCCACAATAGTAAAACGCATTTTTCAGCAGATATTGCCATGTAAGAATCAAAAGCATCTCAAAACAATGTGAGCACAATCAGTGAGACCAAAAGAgtctaaaataatttcttcTAATGGAACTAACAATCTGAACTGACAAACacaaaatcaatatattatatattaaatatatacatatttttacaatagaaaaattaataattttattattgttatttgtaaatgaagtgaaaatgaaatttttaactaatttctcTTTTCTTATATATGGATTGCTGACAGTTAATGTCACTAAATAGTTAGTATGGTAGAGTAGCGAAATATAACATGGTGATTCGAAGATGTCAATTAAAAACCCTGttcgaaatttaatttgtgcttAAACCAGACTATTTATTCCgaatcattaattttattcaacgTTTCCAGTTAATAACTTGATTCgctctttttatatattttaaaaatgattgcTCTAAATCACAACGAttaacaattcaaataaaatttagtccGATTACAGGATATTCACTAGTCGAGttggcaaacattttaatgcgCTCTTTAAGCTAAAATTCGATATAAGTTGTGATTCAGACAAAACAGAAATTATTATGTTAAACCCGTTTCGTCGCCATGAAAGACATAAACTTTATTGTTGGTATACTTGAGTTGGtattttattctgttgttTTCCTTAGCTATCGAGGAAGTTGacttttgcattaaaaactattagagcagtttagtttagtttcgTTGAgttctgttgttgttagggagaaagtttaatttgagttttgcaaagaaaattgtaaaaactAAATGGCAATTGCTGCCCAAATAGAATAGGTGCCCCCAACACTCACACTTACACATGCGAACCTAGAGGGAGGAAGGAGAGAGAaggagcgaaagagagagagctagTCAATACCCATCCGGGACTGTCAAAAACTGCGGATTACTCATATGTCACTTACATCCCATGCCCAATTCTGAAATCTGGCGTCAGTTTCTTTTCAACACTTAGCCTTATAGTTTCTTCTTTTCCCTTCCTTCATATTCTTTCCTCTAGTTAGTAACCTTACCCCGCCTCTTCTCCACACACCTGCAGTTCGAGTAAAAGTTTATGTCGTCAAAGTAAAGTCGCAACCAAGAGGAAAAGTCCCCGAATTGTATGGAAAGTAGTTTTGCTGTCTCTTTTCGGCATTCAGTTGGTGTCGCTGTGTGAACTTTTGCCCCACTGtggaaactatttaaattcggtgttggcctttttttttgtgttgctgaTCCGTTAGCAAAAAGTttgctataaataatttttgcatttttattgtgcATTTTTATGCATTCGATATCGAAGTTGGCTCtggaaataaatatgaaaagttttatttatgtttggcATGGGCTAAACCGAACCAGAAGTCCATGGGCGTTATATTTATGGCATTTGTTTGCCAACAACTTTCAATAGCTCAATCACGACATCCATCCAAGGGGCGTCTAAGCAAACAAATCGAAAGCGCATGCAATACCATTTTTGATGTACTCCCACTTCTATTGTGACTCAACTCCATTCTTAActgcaattttgattttgatttcgattgtGATTTgaattgtgattgtgattgtaatttgtttactttcaGTTATAAAGACGAACATCATCAATGTGAGTGCTGCGTGGCTTGTGCTGTGCTGCTAGCTCCTGGGGGCAATGAAATCGAGGAAGCTGCCAAAGGTTTGTGGCCTCAACTTCTTGACGCTTGTCTACTTTCCGGTACTGGTGTTGCCCATATTGAAATGCTCAGTGGTTGCCACCGGCAGCGCCAgcggcggcaacagcaacaacaacggcaacaacaacggcaacaacaacggcaatgGAGATTTCGACTATCGCATGCAGCGTGTACGCAACGTGCTGAAGGAGGTGCCACTGATCGATGGCCACAACGATTTGCCCTGGAATATACGCAAGTTTCTCAAGAATCAACTGAAAGACTTTCACTTTGGCGGCGATCTCCGCGAACTGGCCCCATGGTCATCGAGTGCCTGGAGTCATACGGATCTACGCCGTCTCAAAGAGGGCATGGTCTCGGCCCAATTTTGGTCCGCCTACGCGCCCTGCTCCTCACAGCATCTGGATGCGGTGCAGTTGACACTGGAGCAAATCGATTTGATTCGACGTCTCGTGCTGCTCTATCCCCACCACATGGCCCTAGTCACCACCGCAGCGGGGATAGAGCAGACGCATCGCACTGGAAAAATAGCCAGCCTCATTGGGGTCGAAGGAGGTCATGCGATTGGCACCAGTCTGAGCGTACTCCGGATGTTCTATCAACTGGGCGCTCGTTATctaacactcacacacacctgCAACACACCCTGGTGAGTGGTACTAGACATTGATAGAGATGCAGGATTCATTGGACTCTTTACAGGGCGGACTGCTGCAAAGTTGACGAACCGGGAAAATATCCACATATCGGTGGACTCTCACAGTTCGGCAAGGTTagtaagaggccaaatcatgataataatatcattccgtttgaaaatcggttgagttttgacaaaattatgagagatcaaagtttttgaaaaaatgtcaaggggtatgtatggaaaattggatgatagatggcttagaatcgaaaaaatgtcaaattttctagatgatacaaatttgaatgcagattgaattgagaggccaaattatgatcaaaatgacattccgtttgaaaatcggttgagttttgacaaagttatgagagatcaaagttttcgaaaaaatgtcaaggggtatgtatggaaaattggatgatagatggcttagaatcaaaaaaatatcaaattttctagatgatcaaaattttaattcagaatcattttagaggccaaataatgatcaaaatgacattccgtttgaaaatcggttgagttttgacaaagtaatgagagatcaaagttttcgaaaaaatgtcaaggggtatgtatggaaaattggatgatagatggcttagaatcgaaaaaatgtcaaattttctagatgatacaaatttgaattcagaatcattttagaggccaaatcatgatcaaaatgacattccgtttgaaaatcagttgagttttgacaaagttatgagagatcaaagttttcgaaaaaatgtcaaggggtatgtatggaaaattggatgatagatggcttagaatcgaaaaaatgtcaaattttctagatgatacaaatttaaatgcagattgaattaagaggccaaatcatgatgaaaatgacattccaattgaaaatcggttgagctttgacaaagttatgagagatcaaagttttcgaaaaaatgtaaaggggtatgtatggaaaattggatgatagatggcttagaatcgaaaaaatgtcaaattttctagatgatacaaatttaaatgcagattgaattgagaggccaaatcatgatgaaaatgacattccgtttgaaaatcggttgagttttgacaaagttatgagagatcaaagttttcgaaaaatgtcaagggtatgtatggaaaattggatgatagatggcttagaatcgaaaaaatgtcaaattttctagatgatacaaatttgaatgcagattgaattgagaggccaaatcatgatgaaaatgacattccgcttgaaaatcggttgagttttgacaaagttatgagagatcaaagttttcgaaaaaatgtcaaggggtatgtatggaaaattggatgatagatggcttagaatcgaaaaaatgacaaattttctagatgatacaaatttgaatgcagattgaattgagaggccaaatcatgatgaaaatgacattccgtttgaaaatcggttgagttttgacaaagttatgagagatcaaagttttcgaaaaaatgtcaaggggtatgtatggaaaattggatgatagatggcttagaatcgaaaaaatgtcaaattttctagatgatacaaatttaaatgcagattgaattgagaggccaaatcatgatgaaaatgacattccgtttgaaaatcggttgag
The genomic region above belongs to Drosophila innubila isolate TH190305 chromosome 3R unlocalized genomic scaffold, UK_Dinn_1.0 2_E_3R, whole genome shotgun sequence and contains:
- the LOC117791269 gene encoding dipeptidase 1, coding for MKSRKLPKVCGLNFLTLVYFPVLVLPILKCSVVATGSASGGNSNNNGNNNGNNNGNGDFDYRMQRVRNVLKEVPLIDGHNDLPWNIRKFLKNQLKDFHFGGDLRELAPWSSSAWSHTDLRRLKEGMVSAQFWSAYAPCSSQHLDAVQLTLEQIDLIRRLVLLYPHHMALVTTAAGIEQTHRTGKIASLIGVEGGHAIGTSLSVLRMFYQLGARYLTLTHTCNTPWADCCKVDEPGKYPHIGGLSQFGKLVVKEMNRLGMIVDLSHVSVPTMLDALAASRAPLIFSHSSAHAICNSSRNVPDHVLQRIAINGGLVMVAFYPHFVSCSGQATLHDVVAHINHIREVAGIDHVGIGAGYDGVNLVPKGLEDVSKYPHLFATLLESDKWSEGDIAKLAGNNLIRVFKEVEAVRDQMELLRVQPIDQSIPAEDIMGRSYCRYQGPRT